A genomic window from Peptococcus niger includes:
- a CDS encoding heavy metal translocating P-type ATPase, giving the protein MDELQQHYRVGGMSCAACQATVERRVRQVPQVEAVQVNLLTGDMTVTGPADPEAVRAAVEKAGYTIEETADKAAPTDGQRFDVTGMSCAACQAAVERTVKEVAGVKTASVNLLAGTLTVSYDRPTDPDLIIAAIEKAGYGAQRHDARQALPDNPSLLQHREAATIKKRIITSLFLLIPLMYVTMGSMAGLPLPSFFTGPDAALRFAGLQLVLTLPVLIINRKFFINGFKGLRYLAPNMDSLVAIGAAAAFLYGLFAMWRISQGYATDDMALVATYRHQLYFESAAMIVTLISVGKYLEARSKGRTTDAVSGLLELAPEEALLVDPTDGHVRTVPTAQVRVGDLLEIRPGGRIPVDGLVASGRSAVDESALTGEPLPVDKGPGDQVTGATINTTGALRMTVTRVGADTTLAHIVALVADANTGKAPISRLADKVAAVFVPAVMAIALLTAIVWLCLGYGAEFALSTAVSVLVISCPCALGLATPVAIMVGTGQGARMGILFKSAEALENLHHIDTVVLDKTGTLTEGRPELTDVIPFQGQGQAALLRQAYALEAASEHPVAKAVVEAAERLNLADALAEDFTSHSGQGVSALVEGETLYAGNRSLMDRLAVDCRGADKKAENLAKEGKTPLYMANDHQLLGMLAVQDAVKPTSAEAVTALHDLGVRVMMLTGDTRLTADAIARTTGIDAVIAEVLPQDKDSAIRRLQDEGRQVAMVGDGINDAPALARANTGIAIGAGTDIAIESADVVLMRNDLLDISRAFELSAATLRTIKQNLFWAFFYNVLCIPIAAGLLYLPFGIHLNPMFAAAAMSLSSIFVVTNGLRLRSFTASRPVAAAAPAGPSLLDAPAAAPTGEAVAETVSESEDAMKKVVHIDGMHCAHCQAAAGKALESLPGVSKAKVNLEKKEAVLSLNGEVTDDAIRKVVSEAGYTVTSIADKKGLFS; this is encoded by the coding sequence ATGGACGAATTACAACAACATTATCGGGTGGGCGGGATGTCCTGCGCCGCCTGTCAAGCGACCGTTGAACGGCGGGTGCGGCAAGTGCCCCAGGTAGAGGCGGTCCAGGTCAACCTCCTGACCGGGGATATGACGGTCACCGGTCCGGCCGATCCGGAAGCCGTCCGTGCGGCGGTTGAAAAAGCCGGCTACACCATTGAAGAAACGGCGGATAAGGCCGCACCGACCGATGGCCAGCGCTTTGACGTCACCGGCATGTCCTGTGCCGCCTGTCAAGCGGCTGTGGAACGCACCGTCAAAGAGGTGGCCGGCGTGAAAACCGCCTCGGTCAACCTCCTGGCCGGGACCTTGACGGTCAGCTACGACCGGCCCACGGACCCGGACCTCATCATCGCGGCCATTGAGAAGGCCGGCTACGGCGCTCAGCGCCACGATGCCCGTCAGGCCCTGCCGGACAACCCGTCCTTGCTCCAGCATCGGGAAGCGGCAACCATCAAAAAACGGATCATTACCTCGCTCTTCCTGCTCATACCGCTGATGTACGTCACCATGGGCAGTATGGCCGGGCTTCCCCTGCCCTCCTTTTTCACCGGTCCCGATGCGGCCCTGCGCTTTGCCGGCCTGCAACTGGTCCTGACCCTGCCGGTTTTAATCATCAACCGCAAATTTTTCATCAATGGCTTCAAGGGCCTCCGCTACCTGGCCCCTAACATGGACAGCCTGGTGGCCATCGGCGCCGCCGCTGCATTTTTGTACGGCCTTTTTGCCATGTGGCGGATCAGCCAAGGCTATGCAACAGACGATATGGCCCTGGTGGCCACCTATCGCCACCAGCTGTATTTTGAATCGGCGGCCATGATCGTCACCCTAATCAGCGTGGGCAAATACTTGGAGGCCCGGTCCAAGGGCCGCACCACCGATGCCGTTTCCGGCCTCTTGGAATTGGCCCCGGAAGAAGCCCTCCTGGTCGATCCGACGGACGGCCACGTCCGCACCGTGCCCACCGCCCAAGTCCGGGTCGGCGACCTCCTGGAAATCCGCCCCGGTGGCCGCATTCCGGTGGACGGCTTAGTGGCCAGCGGTCGCTCGGCCGTAGACGAAAGCGCCTTGACCGGTGAGCCCTTGCCGGTGGACAAGGGCCCCGGCGACCAAGTGACCGGCGCCACCATCAACACCACCGGCGCCCTCCGCATGACCGTCACCCGGGTTGGCGCCGATACCACCTTGGCCCACATTGTGGCCCTGGTAGCCGATGCCAATACAGGGAAGGCCCCCATCTCCCGACTGGCGGACAAGGTGGCCGCGGTCTTTGTCCCGGCGGTCATGGCCATCGCTTTGCTGACCGCTATCGTTTGGCTTTGCTTGGGCTATGGGGCGGAATTTGCCCTCTCTACCGCAGTATCGGTCTTGGTCATTTCCTGCCCCTGTGCCCTAGGACTGGCCACGCCGGTGGCCATTATGGTCGGCACCGGCCAGGGGGCCCGGATGGGCATCCTCTTTAAAAGCGCCGAAGCCCTGGAAAACCTCCACCACATCGATACCGTCGTCCTGGATAAAACCGGCACCCTCACCGAGGGCCGCCCGGAACTGACGGACGTGATCCCCTTTCAAGGGCAGGGGCAGGCGGCCCTGCTGCGGCAGGCCTACGCCCTGGAAGCCGCCAGCGAGCACCCGGTCGCCAAGGCCGTGGTGGAAGCCGCTGAGCGCTTGAATTTAGCCGATGCCCTGGCTGAGGACTTTACCAGCCATAGCGGTCAAGGCGTCAGCGCCCTGGTCGAAGGGGAGACCCTCTACGCCGGTAACCGCAGCCTGATGGACCGCCTGGCGGTGGACTGCCGCGGCGCCGACAAAAAGGCGGAGAACTTGGCCAAGGAAGGCAAAACGCCCCTTTATATGGCCAATGACCACCAGCTGCTGGGCATGCTGGCCGTCCAGGATGCGGTCAAGCCGACATCTGCCGAAGCGGTCACAGCCCTCCACGACCTGGGCGTCCGCGTCATGATGCTTACCGGCGACACCCGCCTAACCGCCGACGCCATCGCCCGCACCACTGGCATTGATGCGGTCATCGCCGAGGTCCTTCCCCAGGATAAAGACAGCGCCATTCGCCGTCTCCAAGACGAGGGACGACAGGTGGCCATGGTCGGCGACGGCATTAACGATGCGCCCGCCCTGGCCCGCGCCAATACAGGCATTGCCATCGGCGCCGGCACGGACATTGCCATTGAATCCGCCGATGTGGTCCTGATGCGCAATGACCTCTTGGACATCAGCCGTGCCTTTGAACTGTCTGCCGCCACCCTGAGGACCATCAAGCAAAACCTCTTCTGGGCCTTTTTCTACAATGTATTATGTATTCCCATCGCGGCCGGGCTCTTATACCTGCCCTTCGGCATTCATCTGAACCCGATGTTTGCCGCCGCCGCCATGAGTTTGTCGTCTATTTTTGTCGTAACCAACGGGCTCCGCCTGCGCAGCTTTACCGCCAGCCGACCCGTTGCCGCTGCGGCCCCGGCAGGCCCGTCCCTGCTTGACGCCCCTGCCGCCGCACCGACCGGTGAAGCCGTTGCTGAAACGGTTTCAGAAAGCGAGGATGCCATGAAAAAAGTTGTTCACATTGACGGTATGCATTGCGCGCATTGCCAAGCCGCTGCCGGCAAGGCCCTGGAAAGCCTACCCGGTGTCAGCAAAGCCAAGGTCAACTTGGAGAAAAAAGAAGCCGTGCTCAGCTTGAACGGTGAGGTCACCGATGACGCCATCCGCAAGGTGGTTAGCGAAGCCGGCTACACCGTCACCAGCATTGCCGATAAAAAAGGGCTCTTCAGCTAA
- a CDS encoding TrmH family RNA methyltransferase — MRKIESDKNQWIKRMHALEKRKYRLAFEQFVAEGRRFVEEALNSGAAVHAILIVDGNEDKYADLLKTYDGPVLLVPEPILNEALATVNPQDIAAIVSFPDWSETPWPEMQTVVVVDGVQDPGNLGTIIRTTMASGADAVFCLKGTVDFTNRKVLRATMGTIFSLPVYMIEDVEEVIHVLRKYGFTFVVADADGTPYDEAELPDKIALILGNEGNGPEQIEEYDQVISIPLERGVESLNVAVAGGILMYHIRSLRHRKEG, encoded by the coding sequence ATGAGAAAGATAGAATCTGATAAAAATCAATGGATTAAGCGGATGCACGCCTTGGAAAAACGCAAGTACCGGCTGGCCTTTGAGCAATTTGTCGCTGAGGGACGGCGGTTTGTGGAAGAAGCGCTGAACAGCGGGGCGGCGGTGCATGCCATTTTAATTGTTGATGGCAATGAAGACAAGTATGCCGACTTGTTAAAAACGTATGACGGGCCGGTGCTCCTGGTGCCGGAGCCGATTTTGAACGAGGCCCTGGCAACGGTGAATCCGCAGGACATTGCGGCCATTGTCAGCTTCCCGGATTGGAGCGAGACCCCCTGGCCGGAAATGCAGACCGTGGTTGTGGTTGACGGCGTCCAGGACCCGGGCAACTTGGGGACGATTATCCGGACCACCATGGCCAGCGGAGCGGATGCCGTCTTCTGCTTAAAGGGGACGGTTGACTTTACCAACCGTAAAGTGCTGCGCGCCACCATGGGGACAATTTTTTCCCTGCCGGTCTATATGATTGAGGATGTGGAAGAGGTCATTCACGTCCTGCGCAAATACGGCTTTACTTTTGTCGTCGCCGATGCAGACGGCACCCCCTACGATGAAGCGGAACTGCCGGATAAGATTGCCCTGATTTTAGGCAATGAAGGCAACGGGCCGGAGCAAATTGAAGAATATGATCAAGTGATTTCCATTCCCCTGGAAAGAGGCGTTGAGTCGCTTAATGTAGCCGTTGCCGGCGGCATCCTCATGTACCATATTCGTTCTTTGCGCCACCGCAAGGAGGGCTGA
- the ade gene encoding adenine deaminase, whose amino-acid sequence MYNNRKTKPLAEMTKDLVAVALGQKPADLVIRNSRLVNVNTREILPGTDVAVYGGRIALVGDAEGCIGETTVVVEAEGRYLTPGFLDGHIHVESSMMTVGNYARSVVPHGTTGIYMDPHEVANVLGLEGIQMMLEDAAGTPLRTMLTVPSCVPAVPGFEDTGAVIDAADVARLMTAPQTVGLGEMMNFPGILSGEDNAHAEVAATLAADKVVTGHYSVPETGAGLNAYIAAGIRCCHESNRREDAIAKMRLGMYAQLREGSAWHDLAEVSHAITDRTVDTRLVNLISDDTHPHTLVADGHLDHIVRKAVACGIPILEALQMVTINVATCFRMDHELGSVAPGKLADMVLFDNLEDLQAEEVWIDGRSVAQKGKFTDRVTDHPYPEKAYRSMHLAPLTDNTAFRIPASSDGQAHVRVIRIVPERVFNEEIHLTLPVRSGCIEADPAQDVLKAAVFDRHTGSGQIGHGFVQGFGIRHGAMASTVAHDAHNLLVLGSNDDDMRLAANTLIASGGGMCIVADGQVLGHVALPIAGLMCERPAEAIAADVAAMEAQWQRLGADMASPFMTMALISLACLPDLRLTDRGLVDCNRFSFVPLELEADQA is encoded by the coding sequence ATGTACAATAATCGCAAGACAAAACCTTTGGCGGAGATGACAAAAGATTTGGTGGCGGTGGCCTTGGGGCAGAAGCCGGCAGACTTGGTCATTCGCAATAGCCGTCTGGTAAATGTGAATACCCGGGAAATTTTACCCGGAACGGACGTGGCCGTCTATGGCGGCCGGATTGCCTTGGTCGGCGATGCTGAGGGCTGCATTGGTGAGACCACAGTGGTGGTGGAGGCGGAAGGCCGCTATCTCACGCCGGGCTTCTTGGATGGCCACATTCACGTGGAAAGCTCTATGATGACGGTGGGCAATTACGCCCGCAGCGTGGTGCCACACGGGACCACCGGTATCTATATGGACCCGCATGAAGTCGCCAATGTGCTGGGCCTTGAAGGCATTCAAATGATGCTCGAAGACGCCGCCGGCACGCCGCTGCGGACCATGCTGACGGTGCCGTCTTGTGTACCGGCTGTACCCGGCTTTGAAGATACCGGGGCCGTTATTGATGCGGCGGATGTGGCCCGGTTGATGACCGCGCCCCAGACCGTCGGTTTAGGTGAAATGATGAATTTCCCGGGCATTTTAAGCGGGGAAGACAATGCGCATGCGGAAGTGGCGGCCACTCTGGCCGCTGACAAAGTGGTGACCGGCCATTATTCCGTGCCGGAGACCGGCGCCGGCTTAAACGCCTACATTGCCGCCGGCATTCGCTGCTGCCATGAATCCAACCGGCGGGAAGATGCGATTGCCAAAATGCGGCTGGGCATGTATGCCCAATTGCGGGAAGGGTCCGCCTGGCATGACCTGGCAGAAGTGAGCCACGCCATCACCGATCGAACCGTCGACACGCGGTTGGTGAATTTGATTTCAGACGATACCCATCCCCACACCCTGGTGGCCGACGGCCATTTGGACCACATCGTCCGCAAGGCCGTGGCCTGTGGCATTCCCATTTTAGAAGCGCTGCAAATGGTGACCATCAACGTGGCGACCTGCTTCCGCATGGACCACGAGCTGGGGTCTGTAGCGCCGGGCAAGTTGGCGGACATGGTGCTGTTCGATAATTTGGAAGACCTGCAGGCGGAGGAAGTCTGGATTGACGGCCGGTCAGTGGCGCAAAAGGGTAAGTTTACAGACCGGGTGACAGACCATCCCTACCCGGAAAAAGCCTACCGGTCCATGCATTTGGCCCCCCTGACCGATAACACCGCCTTTCGCATTCCTGCAAGCAGCGACGGCCAGGCCCATGTGCGCGTGATCCGGATTGTTCCGGAGCGCGTATTTAATGAAGAAATCCACTTGACCCTCCCGGTGCGGTCAGGTTGCATTGAAGCCGATCCGGCCCAAGACGTCTTAAAAGCGGCGGTCTTTGACCGGCATACCGGCAGCGGCCAGATTGGCCATGGCTTTGTGCAAGGCTTCGGCATCCGCCATGGCGCCATGGCATCAACGGTTGCCCACGACGCCCATAACCTCCTGGTCTTGGGCAGCAACGATGACGACATGCGGCTGGCCGCCAATACCCTGATCGCTTCCGGTGGCGGCATGTGCATTGTGGCAGACGGACAGGTCCTGGGCCACGTGGCCCTGCCCATTGCCGGCCTGATGTGCGAACGCCCGGCAGAGGCCATCGCTGCAGATGTGGCCGCCATGGAAGCCCAGTGGCAACGGCTGGGGGCCGACATGGCCTCGCCCTTTATGACCATGGCCCTGATTTCCTTGGCCTGCCTGCCGGATTTGCGCCTGACCGACAGGGGCTTGGTGGATTGCAACCGCTTTAGCTTTGTGCCCTTGGAACTAGAAGCAGACCAGGCTTAA
- the rplU gene encoding 50S ribosomal protein L21, with protein MYAIIETGGKQYKVEEGQELVIEKLAAEADETVTVENVLMLNNDGAVTVGKPFVEGAKVTLKVVENGKARKITVYKYKPKKNYRRKKGHRQPFSRVVVESIVG; from the coding sequence ATGTACGCTATTATTGAAACCGGCGGGAAACAGTACAAAGTTGAAGAAGGTCAGGAATTGGTGATTGAAAAACTGGCTGCGGAAGCTGATGAAACCGTTACCGTTGAAAACGTTTTAATGCTGAACAATGACGGCGCTGTCACCGTTGGCAAACCTTTCGTTGAAGGGGCTAAGGTGACCTTAAAAGTGGTTGAAAACGGCAAAGCCCGTAAAATCACCGTTTATAAGTATAAGCCCAAGAAAAATTATCGTCGCAAAAAAGGCCATCGTCAGCCGTTCAGCCGTGTGGTGGTTGAATCCATCGTCGGCTAA
- a CDS encoding ribosomal-processing cysteine protease Prp — protein MVRITLYDGPEGLCGYQVQGHAGYDEYGKDILCAAVSALTIAAANGLAAQGVPLAECRAEDDRISLRLAEDLSPEAALRADAILQTFALAVTALTEDYDASLIQVHRINR, from the coding sequence ATGGTCCGCATTACATTGTACGACGGCCCTGAGGGCCTTTGCGGTTATCAGGTGCAAGGCCATGCAGGCTATGACGAGTACGGCAAGGATATTCTCTGTGCCGCCGTATCGGCGCTGACCATTGCCGCGGCCAACGGGCTTGCGGCGCAAGGGGTGCCTTTAGCGGAATGCAGGGCGGAAGACGATCGCATTAGCCTTCGCCTGGCGGAGGACTTGTCGCCTGAGGCGGCGCTGCGGGCAGACGCTATTTTACAAACGTTCGCCTTAGCGGTAACGGCGTTAACAGAGGACTATGATGCTTCATTGATACAGGTACATCGGATAAACCGGTGA
- the rpmA gene encoding 50S ribosomal protein L27 — protein MLKMNLQFFASKKGVGSTKNGRDSHSKRLGAKRADGQFVKAGNILYRQRGTKIHPGVNVGRGGDDTLFATVDGVVRFERKGRSRTQVSVYAG, from the coding sequence ATGCTTAAGATGAACTTACAGTTTTTCGCTTCTAAAAAAGGGGTCGGGAGTACCAAAAACGGTCGTGACTCTCATTCGAAACGTCTCGGTGCAAAACGCGCCGACGGACAATTCGTCAAAGCGGGAAACATTCTTTACCGTCAACGCGGAACGAAAATCCATCCGGGCGTTAATGTCGGCAGAGGCGGCGATGACACGCTGTTCGCCACAGTCGATGGGGTGGTACGTTTTGAACGGAAAGGCAGAAGCAGAACTCAAGTCAGCGTATATGCCGGCTAA
- a CDS encoding MutS-related protein produces the protein MTGKDIQKRQADTEKHRQGLDKTLTRLSQLRLLTAILTVLGLVAYWRRDMISGAALAVVMLVVFVVLVYRFGLIQKEMDGLARISGVLKRYEDRLTDAWQDLPETGEAYRSKDNTLSTDLDLFGKGSLFQYLSVTHSATGNDALARLLTQPDLDRIADRQASVRELLADDDWAIRFEALAYEPKAAKRDREKAAELKLKAYARGEGPETVDQAALIGAGLPIALAVTLGLAVAGLASYMLPVAVFFMQMALAITLAAPINKYKETILVFQTRLEGLNERFQMLLDSPFESAYLTQMKKDLANAPEGIAALNRLVGLWNLRENFLLYFILCGCFAWDFNMIARIDRWRAAYGASFVRWLDWVGEVEALSSLCTVGRLRPGAAQAEILSTEAPSLEMVKATHPLLPPATAVANDYRQSGETTIITGSNMSGKSTFMRTIGLNAVLAYAGGYVCARRFAISPMRIFTSMRVQDDVGEGISTFYGEILRIKAMADYAVKEKPMLVLIDEIFKGTNSADRIIGAEAAIKKLSQPWSMTLVTTHDFELCDLAEDPAVSGRNMHFEEHYEGDTIQFDYTIRPGRCRTTNAKELMRMAGLLDPADVNRGDSDVL, from the coding sequence ATGACAGGAAAAGACATTCAAAAACGACAGGCGGATACTGAAAAACATCGGCAAGGCCTGGACAAGACCCTGACGCGCTTAAGCCAGTTGCGGTTGCTGACGGCCATTTTAACGGTACTCGGTCTGGTGGCCTATTGGCGCCGGGATATGATCAGCGGCGCCGCTTTGGCGGTGGTGATGTTGGTTGTCTTTGTCGTCCTGGTTTACCGCTTTGGCCTTATCCAAAAGGAAATGGATGGCTTGGCCCGGATCAGCGGCGTATTGAAGCGCTATGAGGACCGGCTGACAGACGCCTGGCAGGATTTGCCGGAAACCGGTGAGGCCTACCGCAGCAAGGACAATACCTTGAGCACTGACCTGGACTTGTTCGGCAAGGGGTCCCTTTTCCAGTACTTGTCCGTGACCCATTCGGCGACAGGGAATGATGCCTTGGCCCGGCTGTTGACGCAACCGGACTTGGACCGGATTGCCGACCGGCAGGCCTCCGTCCGGGAGCTGCTGGCCGATGATGACTGGGCGATTCGCTTTGAAGCCTTGGCCTACGAACCGAAAGCGGCCAAGCGGGACCGGGAAAAAGCGGCTGAGCTCAAGCTTAAGGCCTATGCCCGCGGTGAAGGGCCGGAAACGGTGGACCAGGCTGCCCTAATCGGAGCCGGCCTGCCGATAGCCCTGGCGGTTACCCTGGGCCTGGCTGTGGCCGGACTGGCTTCCTATATGCTGCCGGTGGCGGTGTTTTTCATGCAGATGGCCCTGGCCATTACCCTGGCGGCCCCAATTAACAAGTACAAGGAAACAATTTTGGTTTTCCAGACCCGGCTGGAAGGCTTGAACGAACGCTTTCAAATGCTTTTGGACAGCCCCTTTGAGAGCGCCTATTTGACCCAGATGAAAAAGGATTTGGCCAATGCCCCCGAGGGGATTGCCGCTTTAAACCGGCTGGTCGGCCTGTGGAATTTACGGGAGAACTTCCTCCTGTATTTCATTTTGTGCGGCTGCTTTGCCTGGGATTTTAATATGATTGCCCGCATTGACCGCTGGCGGGCTGCCTACGGCGCCTCCTTTGTCCGCTGGCTGGACTGGGTTGGTGAAGTGGAAGCCCTGTCCAGCTTGTGCACCGTGGGCCGACTGCGTCCCGGTGCGGCTCAAGCGGAGATCTTGTCTACTGAAGCGCCGAGCCTGGAAATGGTTAAGGCGACCCATCCGCTCTTGCCGCCGGCAACGGCGGTGGCCAACGATTATCGCCAGAGCGGTGAAACGACCATTATCACCGGCAGCAATATGAGCGGGAAAAGTACCTTTATGCGGACCATCGGCTTAAATGCGGTCCTGGCCTATGCCGGCGGCTATGTCTGTGCCCGTCGCTTTGCCATCAGCCCCATGCGGATTTTCACCTCCATGCGGGTGCAGGACGATGTGGGCGAAGGCATTTCCACCTTTTACGGGGAAATTTTGCGGATTAAGGCCATGGCGGATTACGCCGTCAAGGAAAAGCCCATGTTGGTCCTCATTGATGAAATCTTCAAGGGCACTAACTCGGCGGACCGGATCATTGGGGCAGAAGCGGCCATCAAAAAACTGTCCCAGCCCTGGAGCATGACCCTGGTCACCACGCATGACTTTGAGCTCTGTGACTTGGCGGAAGACCCGGCGGTGAGCGGCAGGAATATGCATTTTGAAGAGCATTATGAAGGCGATACGATTCAGTTTGACTACACCATCCGGCCCGGCCGCTGCCGAACCACCAATGCGAAAGAGTTGATGCGCATGGCCGGTCTATTGGACCCGGCCGATGTCAATCGAGGTGACAGCGATGTTTTATGA
- the obgE gene encoding GTPase ObgE, translating into MFYDYAKVNVQGGNGGNGIVAFRREKYVPKGGPAGGDGGDGGSIILRADEGLRTLIDFRYQTHYKGERGLHGQGSKQHGKSGKDVVLRVPVGTLVRDAANNRLLADLRANGQEVVVAKGGRGGRGNARFVNSIHRAPAYAENGEPGEERWITLELKLLADVGLVGFPNVGKSTLIAQVSAAQPKIANYPFTTLEPNLGVVRVDAAHSFVVADVPGLVSGAAEGAGLGHRFLRHVERCRVLVHVVDAAGLEGRDPVEDIGVIMAELQAYAPTLAEKKAVIFANKTDLLDEAARADVLNRITAAYPDMAVYAGSAATGEGSQALVYTLKDLLEALPPISEDLPDEEPLPVTEIPDRPFWVEEHEGNVWAVVGPEIDGLVQRTQFERDEGVERFMGIIEGMGVEKVLRKAGIAEGDTVIIGPMEFDYFE; encoded by the coding sequence ATGTTTTATGATTATGCAAAAGTAAATGTCCAAGGCGGCAACGGCGGCAACGGGATTGTTGCCTTCCGCCGGGAAAAATACGTGCCCAAGGGCGGCCCCGCCGGCGGTGACGGCGGCGACGGCGGGTCAATTATTCTGCGGGCCGATGAGGGCTTGCGGACCTTAATTGACTTCCGCTACCAAACCCACTATAAGGGGGAGCGGGGGCTGCACGGCCAAGGGTCTAAGCAGCACGGCAAAAGCGGCAAGGATGTGGTCCTCCGGGTGCCGGTGGGGACCTTGGTCCGGGACGCAGCCAACAACCGCCTCCTGGCCGACTTGCGGGCCAACGGGCAAGAAGTGGTGGTGGCCAAGGGCGGTCGCGGTGGCCGGGGCAATGCCCGCTTTGTGAACTCCATCCACCGGGCCCCGGCCTATGCGGAAAACGGTGAGCCGGGCGAAGAACGCTGGATTACCCTGGAATTAAAATTATTGGCAGACGTGGGCCTGGTCGGTTTCCCGAACGTGGGCAAATCCACCCTGATTGCACAAGTGTCGGCCGCTCAGCCGAAAATTGCCAACTATCCCTTTACCACCCTGGAGCCCAACCTGGGGGTGGTGCGGGTAGATGCGGCCCACAGCTTTGTGGTTGCCGATGTGCCGGGGCTGGTTTCCGGTGCAGCGGAGGGCGCCGGCCTGGGCCACCGCTTCCTGCGCCATGTGGAACGGTGCCGGGTCCTGGTTCATGTGGTGGATGCCGCCGGTTTGGAAGGCAGGGATCCGGTGGAGGATATTGGCGTCATCATGGCAGAATTGCAGGCCTATGCGCCGACGCTGGCCGAGAAAAAAGCGGTCATTTTTGCCAATAAGACGGACCTCTTAGATGAGGCCGCCCGGGCGGATGTGCTCAACCGCATCACCGCCGCTTATCCGGATATGGCGGTTTACGCCGGATCGGCGGCCACCGGTGAGGGCAGCCAGGCCCTGGTCTATACGCTAAAGGACCTGCTGGAAGCCCTACCGCCGATCAGTGAAGACCTGCCCGATGAAGAACCCTTGCCGGTGACGGAAATACCGGACCGGCCCTTCTGGGTGGAAGAACACGAGGGCAATGTCTGGGCAGTGGTCGGCCCGGAAATTGACGGCTTGGTCCAGCGCACCCAATTTGAGCGGGACGAAGGCGTTGAGCGCTTTATGGGCATTATCGAAGGCATGGGGGTTGAAAAAGTCTTGCGCAAGGCCGGTATCGCAGAAGGCGATACGGTCATCATCGGACCCATGGAATTCGATTACTTTGAATGA
- a CDS encoding PhoH family protein translates to MAFVRETVHLSNDHTAQALYGPQDRYLHILEEGIQAQIVARGTEIALSGEAADVARGKTVLAYLTKLIETRDITESDVRYAFTMQERGASEKEVAGLKETLLITAHGKHIRPKTLGQGIYIHQIKQHTITFGIGPAGTGKTYLAVVMAVRALKRREVSRIVLTRPAVEAGEKLGFLPGDLQDKVDPYLRPLYDGLYDTLGQEVAQRYLDKGIIEIAPLAYMRGRTLDESFIILDEAQNATKEQMKMFLTRIGFGSRAVVTGDVTQIDLPRTAASGLVSAKAILDGIDEIAFSFLEAEDVVRHPVVAKIIRAYERDGALKEQSHDPGSSQA, encoded by the coding sequence TTGGCATTTGTCCGAGAAACCGTACATTTAAGCAATGACCATACCGCCCAGGCGCTTTACGGTCCGCAAGACCGGTACCTGCATATCCTGGAAGAGGGCATTCAAGCGCAAATCGTTGCGCGGGGAACGGAAATCGCCCTTTCCGGTGAAGCGGCCGACGTGGCCCGCGGCAAAACCGTCTTGGCCTATCTGACCAAGTTGATTGAAACGCGGGACATCACGGAAAGTGACGTTCGCTACGCGTTCACCATGCAGGAGCGCGGCGCCTCTGAAAAAGAGGTGGCCGGGTTAAAGGAAACGCTGCTCATCACTGCCCACGGGAAACACATTCGGCCGAAGACCCTCGGGCAGGGCATTTACATTCATCAAATTAAGCAACACACCATCACCTTTGGCATCGGTCCGGCCGGGACCGGTAAAACCTATTTGGCGGTGGTGATGGCGGTGCGCGCCTTAAAACGGCGTGAAGTCAGCCGGATTGTGCTTACCCGGCCGGCAGTGGAAGCCGGGGAAAAGCTGGGCTTTTTACCGGGGGACCTGCAGGATAAGGTGGACCCTTACCTGCGACCGCTTTATGACGGCCTTTACGATACCCTGGGCCAGGAAGTGGCGCAGCGCTATTTGGATAAGGGCATTATAGAAATTGCCCCCTTGGCCTACATGCGCGGCAGGACCTTGGATGAAAGTTTTATCATCCTGGACGAGGCCCAAAATGCCACCAAGGAGCAAATGAAAATGTTTCTGACCCGGATCGGCTTTGGCTCCCGGGCTGTGGTAACCGGTGATGTGACCCAGATTGATTTGCCGCGGACGGCTGCCTCAGGTCTGGTCTCGGCCAAAGCCATTTTGGACGGTATTGACGAAATTGCCTTCTCGTTTTTGGAAGCAGAAGACG